A single Ignavibacteriales bacterium DNA region contains:
- a CDS encoding NADH-quinone oxidoreductase subunit M, which produces MLTLLTFLPIIGMVIIMMLPKEKRTLIKITTLVATGLQVVLAGVMWAGFNYTQAGINNPATFQFVERVPWITFDSGSWLGMIKIDYFLGVDGLSAPMVLLTALISFIAAISSWNIDKSVKGYFALFLLLDTGMMGTFLALDFFLFYVFWEIMLLPMYFLIGIWGGPRKEYAAIKFFIYTLFGSVFILLVMIGLYLSVNEVTGEGASFHTFNILSMMDPKNYTQDGILSPFNPANLRFIAFIGLFVGFAIKIPMFPFHTWLPDAHVEAPTPISVILAGVLLKLGAYGIIRFNYSIFPEITRDLVWWIALFGMINIIYGAFCAMAQKDFKKLIAYSSVSHMGYVLLGMAALNEVGLGGAVLQMFNHGTITAMLFLLVGVIYDRTHTRGLNDFGGLAVNLPVYTGFATVAFFAAIGLPGLSGFISESFVFLGAFKVESIRLLTIISAAGIILGAGYMLWTMQRVYLGNLNQKWADLKDLDFREYTMLVPLAVIVLILGIFPSIMLDLMNTSINELVNQVSKTDFQSFMSGMK; this is translated from the coding sequence ATGCTAACACTTTTGACGTTTTTACCCATCATCGGTATGGTCATCATAATGATGTTACCGAAAGAAAAACGTACGCTCATAAAAATCACCACACTGGTAGCAACCGGACTTCAGGTTGTTCTTGCCGGTGTTATGTGGGCCGGATTTAATTATACACAGGCAGGAATCAATAACCCCGCTACCTTTCAATTCGTAGAAAGAGTTCCGTGGATTACCTTTGATTCAGGTTCCTGGCTTGGAATGATTAAGATTGATTATTTCCTTGGCGTTGACGGACTTTCAGCTCCCATGGTGCTTTTGACCGCGCTGATCTCTTTCATTGCGGCAATTTCATCCTGGAATATTGATAAGTCAGTAAAAGGATACTTTGCCCTCTTCCTGCTGCTTGACACAGGTATGATGGGAACTTTCCTTGCACTGGATTTCTTCCTATTCTACGTTTTCTGGGAAATCATGCTTCTTCCGATGTATTTCCTGATTGGTATCTGGGGTGGTCCTAGAAAGGAATACGCAGCAATCAAGTTCTTTATATACACACTCTTCGGAAGCGTATTTATCCTTCTTGTTATGATCGGTTTGTATCTTTCAGTAAATGAAGTTACCGGTGAAGGAGCATCATTCCATACCTTCAACATACTTTCAATGATGGATCCGAAAAACTATACTCAGGATGGTATTCTCTCTCCGTTTAATCCGGCAAACCTGAGATTTATAGCGTTCATCGGATTGTTTGTGGGTTTTGCAATAAAAATACCGATGTTCCCTTTCCATACATGGCTGCCCGATGCACACGTTGAAGCTCCGACTCCAATAAGCGTTATACTTGCAGGCGTACTTTTGAAGCTCGGCGCTTACGGTATTATCCGGTTCAATTATTCCATCTTCCCGGAAATCACCCGTGACTTAGTCTGGTGGATAGCACTTTTCGGAATGATTAATATTATCTATGGTGCTTTCTGTGCAATGGCTCAGAAAGATTTCAAGAAACTGATTGCGTATTCTTCTGTATCTCACATGGGATATGTACTGCTTGGTATGGCCGCCCTCAATGAAGTAGGATTAGGCGGTGCGGTTCTGCAAATGTTCAATCATGGTACCATAACAGCTATGCTCTTCCTTCTGGTGGGCGTGATTTATGACAGAACTCATACACGCGGTCTTAATGATTTTGGCGGGCTTGCAGTTAATCTTCCGGTTTATACAGGATTTGCAACTGTTGCATTTTTTGCTGCAATCGGACTTCCCGGACTGAGCGGTTTTATATCTGAAAGCTTTGTTTTCCTCGGAGCATTTAAGGTTGAATCAATCCGACTTCTGACCATCATCTCTGCTGCTGGTATTATCCTGGGTGCAGGCTATATGCTCTGGACTATGCAGCGTGTATATCTCGGTAATCTGAATCAAAAGTGGGCTGATCTGAAGGATCTGGATTTCAGAGAATATACAATGCTTGTTCCTCTTGCAGTGATCGTTCTGATTCTCGGTATCTTCCCTTCAATTATGCTTGATCTGATGAATACTTCAATCAACGAACTGGTGAATCAGGTTAGTAAAACGGATTTTCAATCCTTTATGTCAGGAATGAAATAA
- a CDS encoding NADH-quinone oxidoreductase subunit N yields the protein MELSQNLHDLLSLRAELVLTGVILLLLTIELFSKGNKILLRAVSLTGIGLVLIILFGDSNTSMKLFTGSNGVPLMSIDPLGTFVKIIASISALFTVLFMGINREDATMEKREGEFVVLLLCTVLGVFFLSSSYDLILLYAGFELLSISSYALSGYYKRSLQSSEASLKYLVYGAASSAIMIYGISILYGLTGTTNIFIIQAILGSGAVSGALLLMSVVFILAGVAFKISAFPFHFWTPDVYEGAPTHFTAYLSVASKIGGFILLLRLILDLFFRKGFNSDVLQPISSLPWNDILIFISIGSMTIGNLIALWQRNVKRLLAYSSIAHAGYLLAGIAALNSAGMVAVLVYFAFYLLMNLGAFLVVILIKNEINSEMLEDYNGIGSKLPLYAITLSIFLISLTGLPPTAGFIGKFYILMALINADQVLLAFFLFLNSVISLYYYVRVMKHLFISKPEKEQGPVTQNVYGGVLTLVLAVPTIIFGIFFTPIIKFAEAALKFYLP from the coding sequence ATGGAACTTTCTCAGAACCTACATGATCTGCTGAGTTTGCGGGCAGAACTGGTACTGACAGGAGTCATACTGCTTCTGCTGACGATTGAACTCTTCAGTAAAGGAAATAAAATACTTCTAAGAGCTGTTTCCTTAACCGGAATTGGTCTTGTACTTATTATTCTCTTTGGAGACAGTAATACCAGTATGAAACTTTTCACCGGTTCAAACGGTGTTCCCCTCATGAGTATTGATCCTCTGGGAACCTTCGTTAAAATAATAGCATCAATTTCTGCTTTATTCACTGTCCTTTTTATGGGCATTAACCGTGAAGATGCAACTATGGAAAAGCGGGAGGGTGAATTTGTTGTTCTTCTGCTATGCACAGTACTTGGAGTTTTTTTCCTGTCATCATCTTATGACCTGATTCTTTTGTATGCCGGCTTTGAATTGCTCTCCATTTCATCTTACGCTTTGTCGGGATATTACAAACGCTCGTTACAAAGCAGCGAAGCATCGTTAAAATATCTTGTTTACGGAGCGGCATCTTCTGCAATAATGATATATGGTATATCCATTCTATACGGTTTAACCGGAACTACCAATATCTTCATCATTCAGGCGATTTTGGGATCCGGCGCAGTAAGCGGTGCCCTACTGCTGATGTCGGTCGTATTTATCCTTGCTGGTGTTGCATTCAAAATCTCCGCATTCCCGTTCCACTTCTGGACTCCGGATGTTTACGAAGGAGCCCCGACTCACTTTACAGCGTATCTTTCGGTCGCCAGTAAAATAGGCGGATTTATTCTGCTTCTCCGTCTCATTCTGGACCTTTTCTTCAGAAAAGGATTTAATTCTGATGTATTACAGCCAATAAGCAGTCTGCCCTGGAACGATATTCTTATTTTCATAAGTATCGGTTCAATGACTATCGGAAATTTGATTGCGCTTTGGCAAAGGAATGTTAAACGACTCCTGGCCTATTCCAGTATTGCACATGCCGGTTATCTTCTGGCGGGAATAGCTGCCCTGAACTCAGCAGGCATGGTGGCAGTGCTGGTTTACTTTGCGTTCTATCTTCTGATGAACTTAGGTGCATTCCTCGTTGTCATTCTCATTAAAAATGAAATTAACAGTGAAATGCTCGAAGATTATAACGGAATCGGCTCTAAACTGCCGCTTTATGCCATAACGCTAAGCATTTTTCTGATATCACTGACCGGACTACCCCCGACAGCCGGGTTTATCGGAAAATTCTATATTCTGATGGCCCTAATAAACGCAGATCAGGTTCTGCTTGCGTTTTTCCTGTTTCTGAACAGCGTTATCTCACTTTATTACTATGTAAGAGTGATGAAACACCTCTTTATTTCCAAACCAGAAAAGGAGCAGGGTCCGGTAACTCAGAATGTGTATGGCGGGGTTTTAACTCTGGTTCTGGCAGTACCGACCATAATTTTCGGAATTTTCTTTACTCCGATTATTAAATTTGCTGAAGCAGCCCTGAAGTTTTATCTGCCATAA
- the erpA gene encoding iron-sulfur cluster insertion protein ErpA, whose amino-acid sequence METAQIEREITITAKAVNQIKKVMAESKIPSGYGLRVGVKGGGCSGLSYTLGFDEKAKDGDTIIEEEGVRLFIDGKSLFYISGMTLDFTDGLNGRGFVFDNPNATKTCGCGSSFGV is encoded by the coding sequence ATGGAAACAGCACAGATAGAGAGAGAGATTACCATTACAGCAAAAGCCGTTAATCAGATCAAAAAAGTGATGGCTGAAAGTAAAATTCCAAGCGGTTATGGGCTAAGAGTTGGTGTTAAAGGAGGCGGGTGCTCAGGTCTTTCTTACACCCTTGGGTTTGATGAAAAAGCAAAGGACGGCGACACCATAATTGAAGAAGAGGGTGTAAGACTGTTTATTGATGGGAAAAGTCTCTTCTATATCTCAGGTATGACACTTGATTTTACGGACGGATTGAACGGCAGAGGGTTTGTTTTCGACAACCCGAATGCAACAAAAACCTGCGGCTGCGGCAGTTCTTTCGGGGTTTAA